The genomic interval AAGAGCAGTCTCGACCGCTGGCGGCAGAGTGGCGGCACGCGGGCGGCCGATGCCGAAACGCTGGCCGCACTGATTCAGCAACAGGCGGTGGCCGTTGAACTGGCAGAGGCCGAACCGGCCTGGCCGTTCATTGCCATGGATGCGGAAGTTGCGCGGCTGCGCGATCGCCTGCTCGAACTCGAGTATGCGCTCATTCCCACGGGCCTTCATGTGGTGGGCGAGCCCATGGCGGCGCCGGCTCGGGTGGACATGCTGCTGGCCATGGCAGAGAGCGGGCGGCCCGAAGAGGAGCTTGCTGCATTGAGCGCGTGTTTTGCCGTGCAGTCGGCTGCATCTGATGTGGACGCCACGGCGCTTGTGGCCGACGCCATGCGTGCGGCCGTGAGCACATTGGTGGAAACGGGTGATGCCAAGCGCGCCGAACAGGCGGCCATGCGGGCGGCAAGTGCGCACGGGTTGCGCGTCGTGGATGCCGCGGCCCTGCGCCGTCACTGTGTGTTGCTGGCCGAGCTTGAGGCACACCTGCGCGAGGACCGCGAACTCTGCGGCATTCTCACGGCGCTCGACGCGCGCTACGTGAAGCCCGCGCCCGGCGGCGATCTGCTGCGCAACCCGCAGGTGCTGCCCACGGGCCGTAACCTGTATGGCTTCGATCCCTATCGCGTGCCCAGCGCTGCGGCCATGCTGGAAGGCCGGCGCCGCGCCGATCAGTTGCTGGCCCGACATGTGGCCGACAGCGGCAGTATGCCGGCTACCGTGGCCATGGTGCTCTGGGGCACGGACAACATGAAGAGCGAAGGCGCGCCGCTCGCGCAGGTGCTGGCCCTGATGGGTGTGGCGCCGCGCTTCGATGGTGTGGGTCGCCTGGCTGGTGCGCGCCTGGTGCCGCTCGACGCGCTGGGACACCCGCGGATCGATGTGGTCGTCACGCTCTCCGGCATCTTCCGGGACCTGCTGCCACTGCAGGTGCGCCTGCTGGCCGAGGCCGCGCTGCTGTGCGCCCAGGCGGACGAAGACCCGTCGCAGAACTTCATTCGTGCGCACGCGCTGGCCACGATGCAGGAGACCGGCTGCTCCCTGGCCGATGCCGCGCTGCGTGTGTTTTCCAATGCCGACGGCGCGTACGGTTCGAACGTCAACCTGCTCATCGAAACCGGCCGCTGGCAGGACGAGAACGAGTTGGCCGACCTGTTTGTGCAGCGCAAGGGCTTTGCGTATGGCGCCGACGGTCGGGCGCAGGCGCAGCCCGCGCTCATGAAGCGCGCGCTGTCCACGGCCACGCTGTCGTTTCAGGGCCTCGACTCCGTGGATCTTGGCGCCACCGACATCGATCAGTATGTGGAGTCGCTGGGTGGCATGACGCGCGTGATTGCCCAACAGAATGGCGGCCGGACTCCGGCCGTGTACCTCGGGGACTACGGGCAGGGCGCGGGTCGTGTGCGCACCCTGACTGAGCAAGTGGAACTCGAGTCACGCACCAAGGTGCTCAATCCGCGCTGGTACGAGGCGCAGCTGCAGTACGGATACGAAGGCGTGCGAAACATCGCGGGTCATCTCACCACCACCCTCGGCTGGTCCGCCACGGGCGGCAGTGGTGCGGTGCCAGGTTGGGTGTACACGGAAGCCACGCGCACCTTCGTGCTGGACGAAACCATGCGGCGCCGCCTGGCGGCCGCCAATCCGGATGCGGCGCTTGGACTGGCGCAGCGCCTGCTCGAAGCGAGTGATCGCGGGTTCTGGGAACCCGATGACGCCACGCTCGATGCACTGCGTGAAGCCGCTGCCGAACTCGAGGATCGCCTGGAGGGCATCCATACATGACGACCATTCGACTCCCCATTGTAGACGAATTCGGCGACGGGGAAGGCTCCGTGCAGGTCCACCAGGACGAGGCGCAGCGCATCGATGGCGCACTCGTGATTGCCGTGTACGGCAAGGGTGGCATCGGCAAGAGCACCACGTCATCGAATCTTTCGGCCGCCTTTGCCACGCTTGGCAAGCGTGTGCTGCAGATCGGCTGTGACCCCAAGCACGACAGCACCTTCACGCTCACCAAGCGCATGGTGCCCACGGTCATCGACGTGCTGGAAGGTGTGAACTTCCATGGTGAAGAGCTGCGCCCCGAGGACTTCATGTTCGAAGGCTACAAGGGCGTGCAGTGCATCGAGGCCGGCGGCCCGCCGGCCGGCACGGGATGTGGCGGCTACGTGACCGGCCAGACCGTCAAGCTTCTCAAGGAGCATCACCTGCTCGAAGACACCGACGTGGTGATCTTCGATGTACTGGGTGACGTGGTGTGTGGTGGGTTTGCGGCGCCGCTGCAGCATGCGCACTACTGTCTCATCGTCACGGCCAACGACTTCGACTCGATCTTCGCGATGAACCGCATCATCGCGGCCATCCAGGCCAAGTCGCGCAACTACAAGGTCCGATTGGGCGGGGTGATTGCCAACCGCTCGCGCGAGACCAACGAGATCGATCGCTTCAATGCCGCCGTCGGTTTGAAGACGATGGCGCACTTCAAGGATGTGGATGCCATTCGGCGCAGCCGGCTCAAGAAGAGCACCATCTTCGAGATGGGCGATGAGCCGGAAGTGTTGGAAGTGCAGCAGGAGTACCTGGCGCTGGCCAGACGCATGCTCAACGACGTGGAGCCACTTCCGGCTTCGCCGCTCAAGGACCGCGAAATCTTCGACCTGTTGGGATTCGACTGATGCCCGCGCCCACCACCATGACTCATTCCCCGACTCCAGGTCCGTCGTTTGATGGAACGCCGCCAGGGGGTTCGCACGCCGCATCGGTTTCGTACCGCGAGCGGCGGGCCTGGATCGGGGAGTACTTCGACCGCACCGCGGCCGATGCCTGGAAGGCTCTCACGTCAGACGCTCCGGTGTCGCGCGTGCGCGCCTCCGTGCGCGCCGGTCGTGACACCATGCGCGAAACGCTGCTGAGCTATCTGCCGCCCGACCTGCATGGCATGCGGGTGCTCGACGCCGGCTGCGGCACGGGCACGGCGGCCATGGCGCTGGCTGAGCGCGGCGCGGAGGTGGTGGCCATCGATCTTTCGCCGACGCTTGTGGAGCATGCGCAGGAGCGCGCGGAGGCTGCCGGTGCACCGCCCATCGATTTTCGTTCCGGTGACATGCTCGATCCGTCGCTGGGCACGTTCGACTACGTGCTGGCCATGGACAGCATCATTCACTACGAGCTGCCGGAAATGATGGCCGTGCTGACGGCACTCGCGCCGCGTGTGCGGGAGCGCATGCTCATCACGGTGGCCCCGCGCACGCCCATGCTCACGGTGATGCGGGCGGTTGGCCGGCTCTTCCCCCGCGCGGACCGCGCACCGGCCATCGTGCCGGTGTCCGACTACGCGTTCCGCAAGGCCTTTACCGCCGTGCCGGCATTGGAAACCTGGGGCATCGTGGGGACCCGTCTCGTGGAGTCGGGCTTCTATCGCTCGATGGCCATCAAGCTGCAGAACGCGTCGTTGCGCGGTGATGCCGCGCTTCAGCGCTGAACGTTCGACAATCCGAAGGAGACACGCGATGGAACCGATGACCTGGGGACTGCTGGCGGTTGCGGCAGGAGGCGCTGGACTGTGGTACGTGATGAAGCGTCGACGTGAGGTGGCCTGCACGGTCGACCTCGAGATGACGCATGACCACTTCCACGCACACGTGGACCTCAAGGGGGTGTACGTCGATCCCGGCGACGAGGTGCTGGTGCGCAATACGCCCAACCGCATCGCCTTCGGGACACAGACCACGTTCGACTCCAGCGCCGAAGTACGACGGGCCAGCTGGCTCAAGCGCCAGGTGGTGAAGCTCACCGGTGGCACCGCCATTCACGAACTCTACGAAGTCGGATTCGAAGGCTGACCTCCATGTACTCAACGACGACCGAACTTCCGGTGCGCCCGATCGTGGCGCCCAACGCCACCACCCAGGCGGCGCAGCAGGATGCGATGCTCAATCCGCGCTTCTACACCACGAACTTCGCGGAAATCGATGCCCTGCACATCACGCCCGAGAACCGCCGCATGTGGGATGACATGCTGGCCGAGTTCCGGCGTGATCCCAACAAGGATCACTTCAAGCGCTCGCCGGAGTTCGATGACGACTTCTCGTCAATGGACCCGGCCCTGCGCGAGCAGTTCATCGAGTTCCTCACCTCGTCGGTGACGGCCGAGTTCTCGGGATGCATTCTGTACGCCGAGATCAAGAAGCGCATCAAAAATCCGGATGTGCGCGATCTGTTCGGCTTCATGAGCCGCGACGAGGGCCGGCACGCCGGGTTCATCAACCACACGCTGCGCGACTTCAATGTGGCGGTGGACCTGAGCTTCCTGACGCGGGCCAAGAAGTACACGTACTTCCAGCCCAAGTTCATCTACTACGCCACGTACCTCTCGGAAAAGATCGGCTACGCGCGGTACATCACCATCTACCGCAACTTCGAGAAGCAGCCGGACAAGCGCTTCCATCCGATCTTCAAGTTCTTCGAGAACTGGTGCCTGGACGAGTTCCGGCACGGCGAAGCGTTTGCCGTGCTGATGCGCTCCAATCCGCATTTGCTGCAGGGCGTGAACAAGCTGTGGATTCGCTTCTTCCTGCTGGCCGTGTTCTGCACGATGTATGTGCGCGACCACGCGAGAAAGGAGTTCTTCGACTTCATGGGCCTCGACGTGGATGACTACGATCGCCGTGTCATCACGCTGACCAACACGATCAGCCGCCAGGTATTCCCGGAAACCATCGATACGGAATCGGAAGGATTCTGGGAGCTGCTCGATACCATGTGGAAGAACACCGAGGCCATGCGCAAGGCAGAGCAGAAGGGCGGACTGTTTGCCGGTGTCAAGGTGGCGGGCCTCAAGGCGGCCAACGCATTCACATTCCTTCGGCTGTTCCTGCGTCGCCCGCACCGGCAGGCCCTGCCGGCGGATGTACGCATGCAGCCGGTGTGGTGAGTACACAGGGCGTTCGTCATGTCCAAACCCGCTGAGCTTCCGGTGCGCCTCTGGCGCTCGATTGGCACCCGATGGATGCCGTTTGCCGATGTGGGCAGCGAGGACGTACCGCTTTCGCGGCTCTTCCGCCTATCGCTGTTCCAGCTGGCCGTCGGCATGGTGCAGACGTTGTTCGTGGGCACGCTCAATCGCGTGATGATCCTCGAGCTGCGTGTGCCGGCGTCACTGGTGGCCATCATGCTGGCCATTCCACTGCTGGCGGCGCCGTTCCGGGCGCTGGTGGGCTTCAAGTCGGATACGCATCGCAGCATCCTCGGCTGGCGGCGGGTGCCCTATCTGTGGATTGGCACCCAGCTGCAGTTCGGCGGCTTGGCCATCATGCCGTTCGCTCTGCTGCTGCTGTCGGAGAAGGGCAGCGGCGGACCGGTGTGGATTGCCTACGTGGCGAGTGCGGTGGCCTTTTTGCTGGCTGGCGCCGGCGCCCACACCACCCAGACGGCGGGGTTGGCGCTGGCCACCGACCTGGTGAACGAGGACAAGCGGCCGCGTGTGATTGCGCTGATGTACCTCATGATGCTGGTGGGTACGCTGGTGAGTGCGCTCATTCTTGAACAGCTGCTGCAGCCGTTCTCGTCGCTGCGGCTCATTCAGGTCATTCAGGGTGCGGCGCTGTTCACGATCGTGGTCAACGCCTTCGCGCTCTGGAAGCAGGAAGCCCGGCAGCGTGGTGTGGTGGAATACAAGAAGGGCGAGCGTCGCCCCCAGTTCCGCGAAGCATGGCGGACTTTTGCGGCCGGTGGTCAGGCGGTGGGGCTGCTGGTGGCGACGGGCCTCGGATTCTTCGCCTTCAATCTCCAGGATGTGCTGCTCGAGCCGTACGGTGGCGAAGTCCTGCATTTCACCGTGGCCGGTACCACAGCGCTGACGGGCATCATGGCCTTTGGCGCGGTGCTGGCCTTTGTGTGGAGTGCCACACAGGACCGCACGGTGAAGGCGCCGCTGCGTCTGGCGTCGCAGGGCGTGGTGGTGGGTCTGCTGGGTTTTGCCATGATCACGGCCGGCAGCATGATGAGCAGCAATCCCATCTGGGCGCCGTTCTTCTTTCGCTTCGGCGTGATGCTGATCGGATTTGGCGAGGGACTGTTCGGTGTGGGGACGCTGTCGTTTGCGATGGGTATGCGTGATGCCACGCAGCACGGCATTGCGCTTGGCGCATGGGGCGCGGTGTTCGCCACTGCAGAAGGTCTGTCGTTCGCGTTGAGTGGCCTCATGAAGGATGCATTGTCGCACCTCGGTGCCACGCAGCCGGTCGGGAGTTGGCTGGCGCAGCCCGCTGCGCCCTATACGGCAGTGTATGGCACGGAGATCGTGGTGTTGCTGATCACGTTGGTTGTTCTGGGCACGGTGGGTCGCCGCGCGGCGAACCAGGTGTCAGTTGGAGTTGCACGCCCCTTCGGTCTCGCGGACATCCCGGCGTGACCGTTCACCATTCCACCGGAGTCTTTACATGATGGACTATCTCGATGGTGCCCAGATCGCGTTGTACGCGTTCTGGTTGTTTTTCTTCGGGTTGATCATCTACCTCCGCAAGGAAGACAAGCGCGAAGGGTATCCGCTCGAGTCGCCGCAGGGTCCGCGTGAGGGTTGGCCGAAGCCGGCCACGCCGAAGTCCTACATTCACCGCCACCACGGCGACGAGGGCGCACACTGATGTCCAGCGTCAAGTATGTACCGGCCGACGGCTACAACGGCTCGCCGGTGGTGCCGACAGGCAACCCCATGATCGATGGGGTTGGACCGGCCGCGTGGAACGAATCGCGGCGTGATGAGCCGGACGTGACGTATGATGGGCGTCCGAAGCTCGTGCCCATGCGGATGGACGCCGGGTTCAGCATCGCGAAGGGTGATCCCGATCCGCGCGGTCTGCCCGTGGTGGCAGCCGACAAGGTGGTGGCCGGCAAGGTCGTCGACGTGTGG from Gemmatimonas sp. UBA7669 carries:
- the bchL gene encoding ferredoxin:protochlorophyllide reductase (ATP-dependent) iron-sulfur ATP-binding protein — its product is MTTIRLPIVDEFGDGEGSVQVHQDEAQRIDGALVIAVYGKGGIGKSTTSSNLSAAFATLGKRVLQIGCDPKHDSTFTLTKRMVPTVIDVLEGVNFHGEELRPEDFMFEGYKGVQCIEAGGPPAGTGCGGYVTGQTVKLLKEHHLLEDTDVVIFDVLGDVVCGGFAAPLQHAHYCLIVTANDFDSIFAMNRIIAAIQAKSRNYKVRLGGVIANRSRETNEIDRFNAAVGLKTMAHFKDVDAIRRSRLKKSTIFEMGDEPEVLEVQQEYLALARRMLNDVEPLPASPLKDREIFDLLGFD
- the acsF gene encoding magnesium-protoporphyrin IX monomethyl ester (oxidative) cyclase encodes the protein MYSTTTELPVRPIVAPNATTQAAQQDAMLNPRFYTTNFAEIDALHITPENRRMWDDMLAEFRRDPNKDHFKRSPEFDDDFSSMDPALREQFIEFLTSSVTAEFSGCILYAEIKKRIKNPDVRDLFGFMSRDEGRHAGFINHTLRDFNVAVDLSFLTRAKKYTYFQPKFIYYATYLSEKIGYARYITIYRNFEKQPDKRFHPIFKFFENWCLDEFRHGEAFAVLMRSNPHLLQGVNKLWIRFFLLAVFCTMYVRDHARKEFFDFMGLDVDDYDRRVITLTNTISRQVFPETIDTESEGFWELLDTMWKNTEAMRKAEQKGGLFAGVKVAGLKAANAFTFLRLFLRRPHRQALPADVRMQPVW
- the bchM gene encoding magnesium protoporphyrin IX methyltransferase; translated protein: MPAPTTMTHSPTPGPSFDGTPPGGSHAASVSYRERRAWIGEYFDRTAADAWKALTSDAPVSRVRASVRAGRDTMRETLLSYLPPDLHGMRVLDAGCGTGTAAMALAERGAEVVAIDLSPTLVEHAQERAEAAGAPPIDFRSGDMLDPSLGTFDYVLAMDSIIHYELPEMMAVLTALAPRVRERMLITVAPRTPMLTVMRAVGRLFPRADRAPAIVPVSDYAFRKAFTAVPALETWGIVGTRLVESGFYRSMAIKLQNASLRGDAALQR
- a CDS encoding BCD family MFS transporter, whose product is MSKPAELPVRLWRSIGTRWMPFADVGSEDVPLSRLFRLSLFQLAVGMVQTLFVGTLNRVMILELRVPASLVAIMLAIPLLAAPFRALVGFKSDTHRSILGWRRVPYLWIGTQLQFGGLAIMPFALLLLSEKGSGGPVWIAYVASAVAFLLAGAGAHTTQTAGLALATDLVNEDKRPRVIALMYLMMLVGTLVSALILEQLLQPFSSLRLIQVIQGAALFTIVVNAFALWKQEARQRGVVEYKKGERRPQFREAWRTFAAGGQAVGLLVATGLGFFAFNLQDVLLEPYGGEVLHFTVAGTTALTGIMAFGAVLAFVWSATQDRTVKAPLRLASQGVVVGLLGFAMITAGSMMSSNPIWAPFFFRFGVMLIGFGEGLFGVGTLSFAMGMRDATQHGIALGAWGAVFATAEGLSFALSGLMKDALSHLGATQPVGSWLAQPAAPYTAVYGTEIVVLLITLVVLGTVGRRAANQVSVGVARPFGLADIPA